The genome window AAGGATTCAATCATCTCTCACTTTAAATCCATCGGACGCGAAGCCAATCTCAAATACATTGACCCAAGCTATATGATACGGGCTTCCAAGGCGAATCCCAACGACTCACTTTACTGTGCCAGGCTGGGCGCCAATGCCGTTCATGCAGCCATGACGGGCAGAACTGCAATGCTTATCTCTGAATGGAATAATTGTTTTGTTCATGTTCCGATTCAGATGGCAGTCAGTAAAAAGAACCGGGTTGATCCGGAAAGCCCCTTGTGGAGGGATGTTCTTGAGGCTACTCAACAGCCTATAACAATGATGGATACAGCTGATAAGAAAAATAAGTAATAGTAAAGATAGCCAGTGAAAAACACTGGCTATCTTTTTCTAATGGTTTATATTTCAAGAAGATCTGCAAATCCTTTCAAAATAACATCCATATCATCCCCTCCGGATAATACCTGTTTTGCTAAAACTTTCCCTAGTTGAACTCCTTCCTGATCAAAGGAATTCAGATTCCAAACAAAACCCTGAAACATGACCTTATTTTCAAAATGGGCCAAAAGAGCACCCAGTGATTTTGCTGTTAGTTGTTCACCAAGAATAAGGGAAGATGGTCTACCGCCTTCAAAATTCTTGTTTGTATTTGAACTGAAACTTCCTCTGGCAAAGGCAACAACTTGAGCGACAAGATTGGCTTTTAGTTTTTGCTGACTAGTGGATCCTTCATAATCCAAATCAGAATTGATTTGTGATTTTTTAAAACCAATGAATTGGAGAGGAATGATATCGGTTCCCTGATGAAGGAGCTGGTAAAAGGAGTGCTGACCATTCGTACCCGGCTCTCCAAAGATGACAGGACCTGTTGAGTAGTTCAAACGAATATTATCCCTGGATACCGATTTGCCATTGCTTTCCATATCCATCTGTTGTAGATGAGCCGGAAATCGTGATAGGGCCTGACTATAGGGAAGTACAGCAGTGCTGGGATATCCAAGGACATTCCTTTCAAAAATACCAAGCATAGCATCCATTAAGGACGCATTTTTTTTGATATTGCTATTTAACGCAAGGGCATCGGCCTCGGAAGCTCCTTCAAGAATCTGTTCAAATACATCATATCCAAATGCCAATGATAATACGGCTCCACCAACAGCAGACGTACTGGAATATCTTCCACCTATAAAATCATCCATATAAAAGGAGTCTAAAACATCCGATGATCCTGCTAAGGGGCTGGTTTCACTGGTAACAGCAATCATATGCGCCGCTGGATTGAAACCGGAAATATTTGCCTGCCTAGATTTCTCAATGACAAAATTTCTGTTGGCAAGTGTTTCCTGTGTTGTCCCGGATTTTGAAACCAAAATAAATAGAGTTGTCTCTAGATTTAAATTTTTGAGTACAGCATTGGCATCATCTGGGTCTACATTGGAAATAAAATGAGCTTTTAGCAGGGGAGTGCTCATGTTCTCCAAAGCAAGATATAGAGCCCGAGGACCTAAGTCAGAGCCACCGATTCCAATCTGAACGACCGTATCAAATGGTTTCCCTGTTGATCCCTTTATCTCAGCTTTTTGAACCTTATGAGCAAAAGATTGTATGCGTTTTAATTGAGAAATATAGAATTGTCTTTGATCTTTACCATCATAGACGACCTTGCCGTTGAGCTCTCCTCTTGTCAGCTGATGAAGGACCATTCTATTTTCACCTGTATTAATAATTGTTCCACTTAAAAGAGCTTTATACTTTTCTATGACCTGCTGTTCATCCGCTAAATCCTGCAGTTGAGAAATCAACTGTTCATCCACAGCCTTGGCAGCATAATTGTAGCTGAGTCCTCCTCCTGCATCGATATTAGAGTTTTGAATTCCCTCAGCGGTAAGAAAAGACCCGACCTTGATGTCTCCGGCTCTCTTCAATAAGGTTTTATAGCTTTTTACTGTATCTAGGTTGTGAAATTGAATTGACATCATACTCCCCCTGGTTTTATTCATTTCATAATAAGGTGGCGGGCTTAAGCGTTCAATAGCTTTGTACTAGAAATCATGAAGGCATAATAAAAAAAGGCCTGCATACTGGATGAACAGGCCTTTTTTAATTAAAATTTTAATTTTTATTTATCATGGAAGGAAGCGGCAGTACCCTTGATCTTAAGAGCTTGTCCTGAATCATCCTGTAATTGCTTCTGTACCATTGCAGTAACCCCTGTGGACAAGCCGTAAAGGTTGATAAAACCTTCTGCATCATGATGATCGTAGC of Oceanispirochaeta crateris contains these proteins:
- a CDS encoding glucose-6-phosphate isomerase — protein: MQFHNLDTVKSYKTLLKRAGDIKVGSFLTAEGIQNSNIDAGGGLSYNYAAKAVDEQLISQLQDLADEQQVIEKYKALLSGTIINTGENRMVLHQLTRGELNGKVVYDGKDQRQFYISQLKRIQSFAHKVQKAEIKGSTGKPFDTVVQIGIGGSDLGPRALYLALENMSTPLLKAHFISNVDPDDANAVLKNLNLETTLFILVSKSGTTQETLANRNFVIEKSRQANISGFNPAAHMIAVTSETSPLAGSSDVLDSFYMDDFIGGRYSSTSAVGGAVLSLAFGYDVFEQILEGASEADALALNSNIKKNASLMDAMLGIFERNVLGYPSTAVLPYSQALSRFPAHLQQMDMESNGKSVSRDNIRLNYSTGPVIFGEPGTNGQHSFYQLLHQGTDIIPLQFIGFKKSQINSDLDYEGSTSQQKLKANLVAQVVAFARGSFSSNTNKNFEGGRPSSLILGEQLTAKSLGALLAHFENKVMFQGFVWNLNSFDQEGVQLGKVLAKQVLSGGDDMDVILKGFADLLEI